Below is a window of Yimella sp. cx-51 DNA.
CGGTTCATGAGAACCATTCTCAAACTAGATGAGAACGATTGTCAAACGAGCAGTTGGTGTGACACTCCGGCGACCAGGGCGACCGCAAGCAGCAGGGCGATGGGTGCCAGTCGCATGAGGCGCTCGGGCGTCTCCAGGCGGGGCCAGGCCAGGTAGGCGAGCCATCCGGCGAATCCAGCGACCACGAGGATCATCAGGGCGCCGAGAACGCCGCCGAGCACCGCCCCGGCGATGACGAGCACCAGGACGATGGCCACCATGGCAGCCACCGGGAAGCGCGAAAGTCGTTGCAGCGCAGGGTCGCTCGCATGTTGGATCTTGGCGCGAAGAGGTGAGACCGAAACCTCGGGACGGGATGACACGGTGGTCAGCCTACGGGCTGGGCCAGCGCAGCCGCGCCGCGGCCACTCGCGTCGTCCCGCCGATTTGCGTGCGCCTGCGACCATGGAGAGACCATGACCACTACCGCAGCCGCTCCCGTCCTGGCACCGTTGCAGATCGGCCCGCACACGATCGACACCCCGGTCGTGCTCGCGCCGATGGCCGGCATCACCAATCGTGCCTTCCGTCGGCTCTGTCGGCAGTACGGCGCGGCGGGCTCGGACGCCGGTGGGGCCAGCGGGTCGACCAGTCTCTACGTCAGCGAGATGATCACCTCGCGGGCGCTGGTGGAGCGCACGCCGATCACGATGCGGTTGATCGAACACGACCCCGACGAATCGCCGCGATCGATCCAGCTCTACAGCGTCGATCCGGTGACCACGGCGGCGGCTGTGCGGATGCTCGTGGAAGAAGACCGATGCGATCACATCGATCTCAATTTCGGGTGCCCCGTCCCGAAGGTGACGCGCAAGGGCGGCGGCTCGGCGTTGCCGTGGAAGACCGAGCTCTTCCGTGGCATCGTCCACAACGCGGTGCGCGAGGCGTCAGTGCGTGGCATCCCCGTCACGGTGAAGATGCGCAAGGGCATCGACGACGATCACCTGACCTTCCTGGAAGCCGGTCGCATCGCTGAGGGTGAGGGCGCTGCCGCAGTGGCCCTGCATGCTCGGACGGCCGCACAGGCCTACTCCGGCACCGCAGACTGGGCGGCCATCGCGCAGCTGAAGCAGACCGTCACCAGCGTCCCGGTGCTCGGCAACGGCGACATCTGGTCGGCCGAGGACGCTCTGCGCATGGTGGCGGAGACCGGCTGCGACGGCGTCGTGGTTGGTCGAGGGTGCCTCGGGCGTCCGTGGTTGTTCACCGACCTGGCTGCGGCCTTTGCCGGTTCCGATCACCGGGTGCGTCCCTCGATGGCGCAGGTGGCTCACACGCTGCGGCTGCACACCGAGTACCTCGTGGAGTTCTACGAGTCGGAGCAGAAGGCCTGCCGCGACATCCGCAAGCACATCGCTTGGTACCTCAAGGGCTTCCGGGCGGGCTCACACATCCGTTCGCACCTCGCACTCGTCGACAGCCTGGCGTCGCTGGACGACCTGCTCGCCACCATGGACCTCGACCAGCCCTGGCCGGGTGAGGCCGCAGAGGGTCAGCGCGGCCGTGCCGGGTCGGAGCGACGGGTCATCCTGCCCGAGGGCTGGCTGGACAGCCAGGAACTCTCCGACCAGCAGCGCCGCACGATCGCCGCGGCCGAGTTGGACGTCTCCGGGGGCTGAGCGCGCTCACAGCCCAGCTGTGACTCCTTCGGAGCCGGTGCTCACCGGTCGTTCCGGGTCGGTGATCCAGTGCGACCATGAGCCGATGTAGACCCCGGTGCGCGTCTGCAGGCCGCTGTCTTCAAGAGCGAGCGCCAGATGCGTGGCCTGCACGCCGGAACCGCAGTAGACCCCCACCTCGGAGTCGGGACGGATGCCGGCGGCGGTGAAGCGCATCGCCAGATCGTCCGAGGGCAAAAAGCGGCCGTCGGCACGGACGTTGACCAAGGCGGGCATCGATACCGCACCGGGGATGTGTCCGGCGACGGGATCGATCACTTCGTTCTCGCCGCGGAAGCGATCGGCCGGGCGGGCGTCGAGCAGCACGGAGCGGTAGGCGACGTCGGCGGCCTCCTCGGCGAGCAGGAGCGAGGTGCATCCCGGGGTGGCCACGAAATTGCCGGGCGCGATGTCGTTGACCACATCGGTGAGTTCCTGGCCGGCGCGCACCCAGGCGTCCAGACCGCCGTCGAGCACGTGGACGTCGTTGTGGCCGAAGTACTTCAGCAACCACCAAGCGCGGCTGGCGGCGAGCGAGTTGGCCTGGTCGTAGATCACGACCGGGTGGTCTTCATCGACGCCTGCCGCCTGCATCGCAGCCTCGAAGACCATGCGATCCGGCATCGGATGGCGGCCGCCTTCGCCCGGTGCGCCGCTGAGCACGTCCTCGAACTCGATCCATTGGGCTCCGGGCAGGTGAGCGCGGTCGTACTCCGCACGTTGCGAGGGTTCGCCCAGTTTCCAGCGAGCGTCCAACAGCACCGGAGGGCGCCCATTCTCGGCCATGACCTGGGCCAGGCGCCCGGCACTCACCAACGGACGTGTCCTGCGTGTGGGGCTCATGACCGAATCGTAGGTGGGCGGCTGCGTCGACGGGCGGCCGCGCAGGGTGCTGATGTGACAACCTTGGAGGCATGTGCCGCAACATCCGCCCGCTGAACAACTTCGAGCCGCCGGCCACCGACGACGAGGTGTACGCCGCCGCGCTGCAGTACGTGCGCAAGATTGCCGGCACGACCAAGCCGTCGTCGGCCAACCAGCAGGCCTTCGACGAGGCCGTCGACCAGATCGCGCACATCAGCCGTCACCTCATCGACGCACTGGTGACCACCGCGCCGCCGAAGAACCGTGACGTGGAGGCGGCCAAGGCGCGTGCTCGTGCACAGGCCCGATACGGAGCATGAACGCTGACGCGCCGCGGGTCGAGGAACTCGACACCCGCTCGCGGATCACGCTGCGGGAGTGGCTCGGGGACGCCACCCGGCTCGGCATCGACCTCGATTCGCCCGATTCGATCGAGCGCGCCTACGAGCGCTATGTCGACGAGGTGCTGGCCACGCCGGAGGAGGAGCGCGTCGATCCGACGCCGACGCTGACCGCCATTGCCATCGCGATGGGTGAATACATCCGGCGCAACAGTGACGCGGAGTGGCGCATCGTCACTGACGAGCAAGGCCGCGATCTCTCCCTCAGCATGGCGCACGAGACACAGATCCTCTTCCCGATCGATCCCGTCGCCGACAGTTGGGCGGCGCAGGCCCGCGGCTGGTTGGTCGAGTTCGTCCGGGCTGCCATCCAGATGTTCAAGGACGGCCGATGACGCACAGCCTCCTCGATGACCCGCTGGTGCAGCCTGCGACGCCTGCGCGGATCGCCCGCAAGAACAAGCTCAATGCACTCAACGGATCGACCGCCTTCGGGCTCTTCGTCGCCCGTCTGGGAGGGTGCCGCATCACGCAAGGGCCGCGCGGCATGTGGCTGGCCGACAACTACCGATACAACTTCCCGGTCGCGGGAGCCTTCACGATCGGCAGCGTCGCCATCACCCGTCAGGAATGGCCCGACATCCTCGACAACAGGTCGTGGCTGTTCCACCACGAGGAATGGCACTCCTTCCAGTACGCAGCCTGCGGCGGTCTGCCGTTCATCCCGCTGTACGTTGCCGCGATGGGTTGGTCGATGCTGCTCACGGGTGACTTCTGGTCCCGAAATCCTTTCGAGCGCCGCGCCGGCCTGGCGATCGGCGGGTACGTCGAGCACCACCTGCGGAGGCCGCTGCGACTGGTTGGCCGGGGGCGACGATCCGAATGAGTGCGCACGAGCTGAACGACTACGGCGCGCCCGACCGGCAGCGATTCGTCAGTGAAGATCCCGCCCAGAAGAGTGCCGACCGCGACGACTTCGCCCGAGACCGGGCGCGCGTACTGCACTCGGCGGCCCTTCGGCGACTGGCAGCCAAAACGCAAGTGCTGCAGCCGGATTCGGACGACTTCATCCGCAACCGGTTGACCCACTCGCTCGAGGTGGCCCAGATCGGGCGCGAGATCGCGTCGGCCCTCGGGTGCAGTGCCGATGTGGTCGACACCGCGTGCCTCGCACACGATCTCGGCCATCCGCCGTACGGACACAACGGCGAGCGGGCGCTCGATGCCGTCGCCGAACACATCGGTGGTTTCGAAGGCAACGCCCAGACGTTCCGGCTACTGACCCGCATCGAAGCCAAACGCTCCACCCCACAGGGCCGTTCAGTCGGACTCAACCTCACGCGAGCCAGTCTCGACGCCGCCTCGAAATACCCGTGGACGAGGTCGGCGGGGCCGTACCCGACGCCGAAGTTCGGTTGTTATGCCGACGATCTCGACATCTTCGAGTGGGTGCGGTCGTCCGCGCCCACCGGTGGTGGTCGACGCTGCTTGGAGGCGCAGGTCATGGACTGGGCCGACGACGTCGCCTATTCCGTGCACGACGTCGAGGACGGTGTCACCTCCGGCCTCATCGATCTGCGGGTGCTCGGGTCGCCGAAGGAGATCGACGACCTCGCCGGTCTGGCCCGTGAGCTGTACGCCCCGCACCTACCGCACGAGTTGTTGGTGAACGCAGCCTCCGAACTCCGCGACAGCGGGGCGGTGCCCCTGGAGCGTCACGCCGGACGAGCATCCGTCTCGGCGCTGAAGGACATGACCAGCCGGTTGATCGGCTGGTTCGTCCGGGAAGCGGTGCGCGCCACGCGCGTCCAGTACGGCGCGGGACGCCTGCTGCGTTACGACGCCGATCTGGTGGTGCCGGACGCCGTGCTCGCCGAGTGCGTCCTGCTGAAGGCCACGGCTGCTCGCTACGTGATGCTGACCGACGAGCGCGGACTGCTCATGGCGCGGCAGCGCGACGAACTCACCGCTCTGGTTGAACTCGTCGCGGGTCGTCCCGATCTACTCGATCCGGTGTTTGCCGAGGACCATCACGCGGCGGCTGATGACGGCGCGAGGTTGCGGGTGGTCATCGACCAGGTGGCCTCCATGACCGACCTACGCGCTCGGGCGATGACGCTGGCCCACCTGTGAATAACTCCGGCCGGTCTGCGACCTAAACTGACAAGCTGCAGCGACGACGGACGACGATTGCTGCGACAACGACAGGTGATGGAGGCGGGTAGCGATGGCGGGTCTGATCAAGACCGACGACATCGCTGTGGTCAAGGAGCGCGCCTCGCTGGAAGAGGTCGTGCGTGAGCACGTGACGCTGCGTTCGGCCGGTCCCGGATCGCTCAAGGGGCTGTGCCCCTTCCACGACGAGAAGACGCCGTCGTTCACGGTGCGTCCCTCCGTCGGCGCCTATCACTGCTTCGGATGCGGCAAGTCCGGCGATGTCATCTCCTTCGTCATGGAGATCGAGCACCTTACCTTCGCCGAGACGGTCGAACGCCTCGCCGGCAAGTACGGCGTCGAGCTGCACTACGAGGAGGGACGCGGACCGCGGCCTGAGTCGATCGGTCGCCGCACCCGGTTGTTGGAGGCCCACCGCGTCGCCGATGAGTTCTACCAGGAAGCTCTCATCAAGCACGGCGAAGGACGCACCGCCCGCGACTTCCTGCGAGCCCGAGGATTCAACAGCGCCTCGTGCAAACCGTTCGGCGTCGGATACGCACCCCGCGGTGGTGAGGTGCTGGTAGATGTGTTGCAGCGCAAGGGTTTCACCGAGGACGAAATGGTGCTCGCGGGGCTGGTCGGACGCGGCCGCCGCGGCCTGTACGACCGGTTCCGCGGACGCCTGGTCTGGCCGATTCGCGACATCACCGGCGACACGATCGGGTTCGGCGCTCGCCGCATCTTCGACGACGACCGCATCGAAGCGAAGTACCTCAACACCACCGAAACGCCGATCTACAAGAAGACCCAGGTGCTCTACGGCCTTGACCTGGCGAAGAAGTCGATCTCGGGAGAACGACGCGCAGTGATCGTCGAGGGCTACACCGACGTCATGGCCTGTCATCTCTCCGGCGTCACCCAGGCGGTCGCCACCTGTGGCACAGCCTTCGGCGCTGATCACATCAAGGCACTGCGCCGGCTCATCCGGGACGAAGCCGGACAAGCACCGGGCCAGGTGGTGTTCACCTTCGACGGCGATGCCGCGGGTCAGAAGGCAGCGATGAAGGCCTTCGAGATGGATCAGCAATGGGCCGCGCAGTCATATGTCGCTGTTGCCCCGGACGGCATGGATCCCTGCGAACTGCTTCTGGCGCAGGGTGAGCCGGCCGTCGCCGCGCTGGTCGACTCGGCCATCCCGATGTTCGAGTTCGCGGTACGCACCACGCTCGCGCGGTTCGACCTGGCGACGGTCGAGGGACGCGTCCAGGGCATGCGGGCGGTTGCCCCGATCCTCAAGGGGATTCGCGACACCGCGCTGCGTCCGGCATACACCCGGGAAGTTGCTGGTTGGCTGGGCGTGCCGCTCGACCAGTTGGACGCAGAAGTGCGCAGGGCGACCGTCACCTCGGTCGTCGAGCGCCGCACCCCGGAGCCCGAAG
It encodes the following:
- a CDS encoding sulfurtransferase, whose protein sequence is MSPTRRTRPLVSAGRLAQVMAENGRPPVLLDARWKLGEPSQRAEYDRAHLPGAQWIEFEDVLSGAPGEGGRHPMPDRMVFEAAMQAAGVDEDHPVVIYDQANSLAASRAWWLLKYFGHNDVHVLDGGLDAWVRAGQELTDVVNDIAPGNFVATPGCTSLLLAEEAADVAYRSVLLDARPADRFRGENEVIDPVAGHIPGAVSMPALVNVRADGRFLPSDDLAMRFTAAGIRPDSEVGVYCGSGVQATHLALALEDSGLQTRTGVYIGSWSHWITDPERPVSTGSEGVTAGL
- a CDS encoding DUF2277 domain-containing protein, with the translated sequence MCRNIRPLNNFEPPATDDEVYAAALQYVRKIAGTTKPSSANQQAFDEAVDQIAHISRHLIDALVTTAPPKNRDVEAAKARARAQARYGA
- a CDS encoding DUF3806 domain-containing protein is translated as MNADAPRVEELDTRSRITLREWLGDATRLGIDLDSPDSIERAYERYVDEVLATPEEERVDPTPTLTAIAIAMGEYIRRNSDAEWRIVTDEQGRDLSLSMAHETQILFPIDPVADSWAAQARGWLVEFVRAAIQMFKDGR
- the dusB gene encoding tRNA dihydrouridine synthase DusB gives rise to the protein MTTTAAAPVLAPLQIGPHTIDTPVVLAPMAGITNRAFRRLCRQYGAAGSDAGGASGSTSLYVSEMITSRALVERTPITMRLIEHDPDESPRSIQLYSVDPVTTAAAVRMLVEEDRCDHIDLNFGCPVPKVTRKGGGSALPWKTELFRGIVHNAVREASVRGIPVTVKMRKGIDDDHLTFLEAGRIAEGEGAAAVALHARTAAQAYSGTADWAAIAQLKQTVTSVPVLGNGDIWSAEDALRMVAETGCDGVVVGRGCLGRPWLFTDLAAAFAGSDHRVRPSMAQVAHTLRLHTEYLVEFYESEQKACRDIRKHIAWYLKGFRAGSHIRSHLALVDSLASLDDLLATMDLDQPWPGEAAEGQRGRAGSERRVILPEGWLDSQELSDQQRRTIAAAELDVSGG
- a CDS encoding DUF6703 family protein, which codes for MSSRPEVSVSPLRAKIQHASDPALQRLSRFPVAAMVAIVLVLVIAGAVLGGVLGALMILVVAGFAGWLAYLAWPRLETPERLMRLAPIALLLAVALVAGVSHQLLV
- a CDS encoding deoxyguanosinetriphosphate triphosphohydrolase; this encodes MSAHELNDYGAPDRQRFVSEDPAQKSADRDDFARDRARVLHSAALRRLAAKTQVLQPDSDDFIRNRLTHSLEVAQIGREIASALGCSADVVDTACLAHDLGHPPYGHNGERALDAVAEHIGGFEGNAQTFRLLTRIEAKRSTPQGRSVGLNLTRASLDAASKYPWTRSAGPYPTPKFGCYADDLDIFEWVRSSAPTGGGRRCLEAQVMDWADDVAYSVHDVEDGVTSGLIDLRVLGSPKEIDDLAGLARELYAPHLPHELLVNAASELRDSGAVPLERHAGRASVSALKDMTSRLIGWFVREAVRATRVQYGAGRLLRYDADLVVPDAVLAECVLLKATAARYVMLTDERGLLMARQRDELTALVELVAGRPDLLDPVFAEDHHAAADDGARLRVVIDQVASMTDLRARAMTLAHL
- the dnaG gene encoding DNA primase, encoding MAGLIKTDDIAVVKERASLEEVVREHVTLRSAGPGSLKGLCPFHDEKTPSFTVRPSVGAYHCFGCGKSGDVISFVMEIEHLTFAETVERLAGKYGVELHYEEGRGPRPESIGRRTRLLEAHRVADEFYQEALIKHGEGRTARDFLRARGFNSASCKPFGVGYAPRGGEVLVDVLQRKGFTEDEMVLAGLVGRGRRGLYDRFRGRLVWPIRDITGDTIGFGARRIFDDDRIEAKYLNTTETPIYKKTQVLYGLDLAKKSISGERRAVIVEGYTDVMACHLSGVTQAVATCGTAFGADHIKALRRLIRDEAGQAPGQVVFTFDGDAAGQKAAMKAFEMDQQWAAQSYVAVAPDGMDPCELLLAQGEPAVAALVDSAIPMFEFAVRTTLARFDLATVEGRVQGMRAVAPILKGIRDTALRPAYTREVAGWLGVPLDQLDAEVRRATVTSVVERRTPEPEADEPSEPAGIPLPNFRDPIVVAEMQLLTCILQFPGAVPGPQLMALTADDFVAPAHRAIFEAVMRVGDPSTQSLRAWSDAVREQAPTELGGYVARLSVDQLPTRIDRNTGLPETRFAASLILRVRDAAMRRRIDDVMAQLRQQSTDLARSRSLSAQLLQLQAAHARLATD